A stretch of the Uranotaenia lowii strain MFRU-FL chromosome 3, ASM2978415v1, whole genome shotgun sequence genome encodes the following:
- the LOC129754659 gene encoding uncharacterized protein LOC129754659: MEFWKNLNTKVNAVALQHEVILITFFKTCQAIRVTFFLSYYFASITASFMLLETMLSGITVMALISFCGAMALIFDCYWYCRSIDAFNDVNETIAHNVLVLTAGFPYTPLCHKEYRDICSTLRLIHLSARQGVQIRGAGTPVISTPAVTAMINMIYSALTFFRNFK, translated from the exons AtggagttttggaaaaatttgaacacCAAAGTCAATGCAGTTGCCCTTCAGCACGAAGttattttaat CACATTCTTCAAGACATGTCAAGCAATAAGGGTCACATTTTTCCTCAGTTACTACTTCGCCAGTATCACAGCATCGTTCATGTTATTGGAAACTATGCTCTCCGGAATAACAGTAATGGCACTCATTTCATTTTGCGGCGCCATGGCTTTGATATTCGATTGCTACTGGTATTGCAGATCGATAGACGCCTTTAATGATGTG AACGAGACGATTGCTCATAACGTTTTAGTTTTAACTGCCGGATTTCCATATACGCCACTTTGCCACAAGGAATATCGTGACATCTGCTCCACTTTGAGACTTATTCATCTTTCAGCCAGACAAGGCGTGCAAATTCGTGGAGCTGGCACCCCAGTTATCAGTACTCCTGCTGTCACTGCTATGATTAACATGATCTACTCTGCGCTAACATTTTTCcggaattttaaataa